Part of the Drosophila kikkawai strain 14028-0561.14 chromosome 3L, DkikHiC1v2, whole genome shotgun sequence genome is shown below.
aaaaggCCGCCGCCAGATCCACTTGTAAGTGGTGTACATCAGAAATTTCCAACAGATTTTCAAGTGCCCCAAAAGGGGCATTGGTTTTGGCGTGATTACCGCAAGTAAACTATCTCTCGCAGCTGGATGTACGCTGccggtttttatttctttctctgcctcgctttttgttttccttttttaaccttacttgttttttttctggttttcaTGTTATTCGTTTTTATGAAGatgaatttcttttttatgagTGATTTAGACGTGCCTGCCCATAACCCCCGCTGTTTGGTAGCTCCAATTACCTCGCATCTCGGTTGATTGATTCCGCCGCTCGGCACAGCAGTTCAATAGCCCACCGGCTAATCCCAGAGTTAAGCCTGGACAATACGTCATCATCTTCGGTTTACCTTCAATCGTATCGATTCAATGACAAATCCGTTCAACAGGTGGCACTAGGGCAGATCTCTTCCGAGCGGCGTACACCTGTTAAGGGCTTCTGCTAACACTAATGCCATCGCATCTTTATCTGCGGCCCATCAAGCGGATCGCATTTGCATACAATTCCCATCGAAGCGCGTCTTCCATACACCACCAAGagatatctatatatatatcattttcTCTATCGCCCAGTGACAATCTGGCGGGCATAAATCAGGGGCCGCATCTCGGCTTGAATCTCCGGtctataaattcaaattagcTGGTTCAACTTTAGCCCCGGTCTGGCGCAGGTGATTTAGCACTTGGCATATGCCAAGAATCAGTTTGCAGGTGTTTCAATGCCAAAACGAGTTTTCATTCAGCCACTTGACTTATTTGCCCGCTAATTTCTGGTTATTTATGCGAACCAAGCGGAGCCGTTGGTAAAAAGTCTAACAATAGACGCTTTTTGGGTGGGGCCTCAAGTCGGTTTTGcggatttgtttgtttttccccGAGCGCGCTTTTCGGGTGCCCATTTTTTGGGTCCATTGTTTGCCCGACAACATGACAATTACACGTTAAGAATGTTCGAAAACAAATTGCGTTGTCAGCTCGGGCTGGAAGTAATCAGCATAGCAAATTATGGAATTATTTCCATCTGGAATCGAGTCGCACCCGAAGGTCGCCGCCATAATTCATTTCACTTAGTCAAGTGCAGGttaaatttacaactgaggTGATCTCAGACCTACAAGCATTTggtaaaataaatacgaaataATTGTTTTGGCAGTGtcaaaatgtataattttgcTGCGGTTTTATACCGATGATCTCAGACATGTAGATGggctaaaaataattattttggcTTCGAAACAAGTATTTCTAAAaggtaaatatatttgatatgTGAAAGCTGCAGCTTTGggacttaaataaaatatttgttggcCTTTAAAGCTTGAACTTGTAtcgtaatatatataaaaataatatatgtatatttagtTCGACTTCAATGGTGTGTTTTGTCTGTCTGCAACTTATGAGATTCTTTTGGCATTGAGCTGCTTTTAACTTGGGCATTTTCTGGGAAAGGAATCCTCTCAGGATGCTCTGAAATTTTACAGAGGCCATTTcagtattttctttttttgaggCAAAAGGCTGAATGAGAGGAGAGGCCTGTTTGTTATTTACCGACAACTTTATGGCCACATGTCGACAACAACCACGGCGAATTGTCATCATAAACAATGTGaaaaaaaggcaacaacaaaaaaagcaacaaatttGTTGCTTACATTTTTCCCCTTGCGGTTCCCCCCgccgttgttgctgtttttgttgacGCGCATGTGTGAAAAATAAGCAAGTTCCGAGCCGGGCGTCCAAGTAATGTGGGGGGTGTGGTCGTCAACTCCAGCGACATCCACGAATTTTTCTGCCGATTTTTTCTTGCCTCTTTTTCCCCCCCATTCGGGgcttttcttgattttttttggtGTTGTTTGTGTGCGGAAAAGCGCCGCCACGGCGTCTATTTAATGAAGTGCCAGCCCCAACGATTTTTCGGGCGACACACACGCGAGGCTCgacattttttgtgtgttgaaTAGTGTGAATTTTCACATCAAGTTCGCTGCAGTTTTGGGCCGACACAAAGCGATTGCACTGAGTTAAGCCGGACTCAGCCAAGTTGAGTTATCCCGCAAGCCGAAGGTGCGAACGGACAGAGTTGACAGGTGGGCGGAGGTCCGGTTGATTTAAGCGCCGATTGAATGGGGTTAGCAGTGGGCTTGTGGCCAAGTTAGGAGGTGCTTGAGAGACGGCTTTGGAGCACTTGAATACTAAGCAGACGGCACACTAACCAAAAATTGAGGGTCTTAATTACAGGGGAAACATCAAGCAAACAGAAAATTGAACAAAATGAAGGAAGTTTAAGAATTTCTTTTGGTTGTCagcaaatgaaatatttaatataatttattcgCTATATTCATTGACAGTTTATAAGAGTTTCTAAAGTTTTTATAAGTATAAAAAAACTAGATTTCCCCGACATGGTTTCTAGTTTTCCCTCTCTCTAAAAGTTCCTAGATCTACCAACTAAATTTCCTTTTATCCAAAATAGATCACAATTTCCAACAAGACACATGGTCGAGATCATGCCGACTTAACCTAAGCTCCCGTTTTAAAGCCATTTAAGCCAATACATCGAGGGCCATTCGGCCAAGCACTTACCCGCGAACACATGTGTATCCAATCACTCGCTGGCCCGGCTCCTCTGGTATAATCTGTAATAAAGAGCaaacatataaatttaataagctGTCACATAAATTTTCCACTCTCTCATGAGCACTTAAAGCTATATACTGGGCACTAGGCGCATAGCCCGAAAATTCATTCAAGCCGAACACTAAATTAGAGAGAGAGTCAGCGAAAAAATGAGAACCTAAAAATAGTGATGGAGCAGGGGCGGAGGGCGGGAAAAATCTGAAACAAATTAAATCCACTTAAAAACCGTTGCCAATggcaaaatgaaaatgttttggCATCTGTTTCGATTTAAAGGATTGAGTGGAAATTGAATACTTTCCCAAGAACGCTGACGCTGACTAAGTGAAAATTAATAGCCGAGAAAAACCCACCGCACAAAAATCGGGGAAAGGGGGAGAACAGGGAAAACTTTCACTGGAATCCGTAACGAGAAACTTGAAATGACTTTTTGAACTGTGAACCGTGAACTCGGAGCTATCGAAGGGCCCCGGagtggagtgtgtgtgtcgcGCTAGACGCaccataaatatttgaaaagtgTCTGTGTAACTGACACGATGATGGTTCCATCGGGGGAACATTGGACCCATATGCCACATGACAGCTACAACATTTTGACACACTCAAGTGTATGGCAGCCCCCATCATCAGcgccgatccgatccgatgcGATCCTCAGCTCGGTCGGGCGAAGATGTGCGACaataaatttggaaattatGAGCATAATTCTTCATTAACAGCGCCTCCGTGCTGCCATTGATAAATTGGAAAACCCGATAGAGCAGAGGCGTCTGCCCGGGCATGTAGTATGTTATACAGCAGTTCCTCCCttccgactccgactcccaACGAAAGTGAAATGTGAACTGCCCACATTTGCTTTCGTTTTACGAGTAGAGTTGGCGGTCTGCCTGGATTTTTGGGGTCCGGGAGAGCGTCGCTCCAATGGCCAGTGATAAATTGGCGATATTACGGCAGCAgattattcaaatttttgcCGTGGGCGTTAACCCACAGAAAAGGCATTTGAAGAATGCCAAACTAGGCCAGAGATAGAGACCCATTTCTGATAGTGCCCATGCCCGAGCTCGGGCGATTGTTTGGCATTCAAATTGAAATAACGTGATTTTTGTGGTCCACTGGCCGTTGGCCGATTTAGCTGGGGAGAGATTGGTTGGTTGACATAGATTTTTCCCCTCGCCGGCTATTGTTTTGCGGTTTTGCGCAGATTTCTGGGCTTGACTGAATCGATACGCACTTTTTGTTcgatttttgtcttttttttcagTATTATTTAGTGGATGTGGGCGCGACTTTCTGGCAGTTTAGCGTTTGTGTGGCTATATTCCGCAGGGAATTGAATGGCTTTGACCATTCGGAATTTCAACATTTGTTAAGAGACCGCATAATGGTCAAATAATACAttacatacaaaaataaatatgaagaagaatactaaaataaatacataaatataaaaaacaaaaaaaaatgttttcacaTCTCTCCCCGACGGGGAATTGAACCCCGGTCTCCCGCGTGACAGGCGGGGATACTAACCACTATACTATCGAGGATGTTGAACAACATTCGTCCAAATGCGTTCTTAGCCGCGGGCACTGTTCTCATTTGCTTCGATCAAATAGTGAGAACAGTCAGATCCCTGAGAACAGATAATACAGCTCTAAAATGAGAACTTTTcgtaattaaatttcttttatttctttttgatttcaCCTGCTTTGATCAATAAGTAAGAGCAGATAAATTGAAgcattattataaaaatttttagacaatttaatgtacaaaatgattttatttttcactgaTTAATGATTACTGATCTGGATTCTTCACATATTTGATGTGTTTTCCACCGCAATCAATTGATTTTAATGCGTTTTCAGCATAGCAAACGCCGTGGCTGCTCCACTTTATCCGCCGCATACCAGAGTCAGTCGTCAGTTGAAGCCGTTCGTTCTctatggattttttttttttttttgttattttctgaGAGCCCCTGAGACCAGACCCGGACCATACCAGACGTGAAGTGCAGCCGGCAGCGGTTTCGAAATCATTCCCACCCCATAACGCCGCCCGTTCACTCCAATTCACTCCAATCCCGGCTTGCTGAGCGCGCGTTTGGCTTTCACAGCCCAATTCACTTGCCGCAAAAACCGCAAGGTGCGTTGTTATGCTCGTAACACACAAAGTTGCTCAAAAGTGCAGTCAAAGCGAACGAAAAATGacagtacaaaaaaaaaatacccaaaaggaaaacaattaCACAAGCCACATTGATTGCGGCACGATCCatttctttcaaaataaaaaaaaaaaataataaacatctTTCAAACGTTTTTGATAAGAATTGAAATAACACCTTCCCAAAGTATCCCTTGCTTCAACCATCTAAAATATCAactttaagaatttttaactCTACAAATTCCTTCAAAATTGACCCTATTTAAAACCTTACAAATTCCGAAACTCCATATACTCTCCCTGACAATGACAATGAGGCGCTGTGTCATCTGTGGCGAGAGGCCGCCGGTGAAGGATGCCCAGGGCAACAATGCGTATGCGTATCCCAAGAACGAGGAGGAGGCCCGCATCTGGCAGGCCAGCATGGCCGCCAAGGACTGCTGCGTGCAGAGCATACAGAAGGAGTGCTGCGTCTGCGTGCAGCATATCCCCGACTTTGTGAGCCGGGCCAAGGCCATTGGTAACGAGCTGAGCGCCCAGGAGGAGAAGCGAAAGGAAGCGAAGCTGGCGGCGGCGaagaagaaggagaaggaaaagGGGGAGGCGGCTGACGAGTGCGTCCAGTGTCCGGATATCGGGGAACCCGCTGAGGATCGGGAAAAACCCACTGTTAGTGTCCTGCTACTGAACGGATCCTCGCTGCCTACCTACTGCGCCGAGGGTAAGGGTTCCTGCGTGGACTCGCGACCGGCGGAGAAAGGCGACTATAAGGGAGGGCAGACCAAAAGGATAAAAACCAAGGAGTCGAAGACGGAGATCTATGTGCAAGAGTCGGCCTTCCAGGATAGCGGCGGCAAATGTCCGGATATTGACGGCACAGAGGTTACCCTGATGCGCGCGCCAAcgcaggaggaggatgagctAAAACGGCTGCAAGAGGAGCTGCTAGAGGGGCAGAAACCGGATGAGGATTACAATTGCAGGTGGGATCAAAGGATCTACTTTGTATTGTTCACTAGAGCTAGCTTAGAGTTAGGTTAAAAATTCAAGTATTAAATAGCTGAAGGACGCTCTAAGTccagtttgtttttttatgaaaaatctACCTAgccttaattttttgtaacaCATTTCAGTGTCTTTTGTCTGAGATTAGGTATTCCGTGGCCGAGAAGTTCTGAAAACTTGTTTTACTTTGCCAATAACCGATCAAACTAGTTTTCCGCGtgctatatttataaatgcgTAACTGAATTTCCATAAAAGCCAATTCAGACGGCGATTGATGCAGAAACTTGAATTTTCGGTcgcattttaaaattatttttgactAAGACAATTCCtttggaattttttaaatttgtaataaattttaacattttctttgcaggCGTCGCAGCTGCTGCCTGCCCGGCTGCACGGACGTCCTGCTCTTGGGCCGCGGCCAGCACGAGACGGGTGTGTGTCCTTGCAAGTGCGAGCAATGCAGTAAGCCCTGCGGTAATCCGGATCCGGAACCTTGCTGCCAGCCGGAATGCTGCCCAAAGTCTGAGCCCGTGTACTCTGACCAGCCGCCATGCGGCTGCGAATGCGAGCAGCAGGTGCGCCGCGAACTGGGCAAGGTGATCGAGACCCAGGCGCAGCGCATCCTAGAGCTCGAAGAGCTGCTCTGCCGGCAGAACAGCAGGCGAAACTGCCTGCAACGGAAGCTGGACGAGCTGTACTGTGAGTTCGGGCGCCTGGACGAAGCGGAGATCGAGGCGCATCGATCCAGGCTCACCTGCCCGGGAAGTGAACGTGGCGGCCCTGATTGCGCCTCAGTCTTCACTGCGCGTTCTGAGCCACCGGCGCCTGAAATAGAGCCGCCTGAAATGCCGCCGAAAGAGTCTCGTAGTATACTTAGTCGCTTGTCGTCTAAACGAGTGAGCATCATCAGCAAGCGCTTGTCAGGTGAACAGTCCCAGCAGTCGGAGTTCTTCCTCTCGCCGCCGGTACGTGTTCATGGATTTGCTGAGCGGAAGCCCGAGAGCACAGAGCGCACCCGACGACCCCAATGGGTCAACGAGGCGGAATCGGAGGAAAATATGGCCAATACCTCAATCAAGTTTAACAAAGAGGTCAACTACTCCACTGAAAGGTTGTCGGTCAATAGCAAAGACGCCCCAACACTTCGATCTGACTCGATCTATTCTGAAGGAACCAAGTCCAAGCCGCAGTCCATCCGCTCAGCATCTATGTACTCAGAACTGAGCAAGCCCAAGTCCCAGTCCATCCTCTCCAAAGCCATCTACTCAGATGTGATCGAGTCCAAGTCCCAGTTCAACCAGTCCGTATCCAATACTTCCCGAGCTTGATGGGTCGGATGTCTGCTGTCCACCTCCACTTCAACTTCCACTTCAACTTCCACTAGTACTCCCCATCCATATCCACATCCACCTGCCCCCTCTGTCTACCTTGTCTACTGTGCAAtcatgcaaataaaaatatattcttttttccGGCTCTGTGCAAATGTTTTTAACCCAAATATTTTGTAGACATGCAACACTTATGTAGACGGGCTGCAAACAATTTGCAGCAGAGTGAGCGACAGAACACTGAAAGAAAACGCTGggttttaaggaaatattgttgaaaatttcgtggaatatatttatttatgcctGGGTAAGGCTCAGTGTTTCTATTATTTCTTCAACtatctatattattttgtaaatttttcaaattatttaagtGAAAATTTTACGTTAAAAAGAGATTGAAACTGTAGCTCCAGTAAGTATAAAAtcatattaatatatatattttatatattatattattttttatatataaatatattaattaccACGACATTTTTCCAGTGCAGCGAGTAGTCAGGGCGAGACGGGCTAAAACCCAGTCTCGGGCTCGATTCGAACCACTCGAACGCCCCTCGTCGGCGACAGCTGCGTGCAAAATGTTGCCATTTTATGGCAGTTCAGTGCAAACGAATGCAGCTGTCCCTCCTCCCTTGACACACCAGCAGCCCCCACCTGAGAATGCAACCCACCCGCTCCCTCGCTGGCCCAGGCACCGACCGGCAATTTAGGGAGCAATTTTCGCTTACTATTCTAAATGTTCATAAACACATTAAAAtgataattaaaagaaaatttcgCCCTCTTTCATTTTTCGCACATCAGCGGCAAAGTTAATGCCGCAATGTTGCAtctgcattatttatttattatgtatgcaaatgcatttaattgcaACGCGGAGGGAGCCAGAGACGGGTAAGGAGggagcgaggaggaggagctgctgctgctgcagcaggcgAGGCAACGTcaaacaatttgcatattttagcatgtaatgaaatttgtaataatTCTGCAATTAATTGCGTACGTGTCCTTGTTTATAGCCCAcgtagcaggagcaggagctatAGGTGGAGCTGTAGCTGGAGCCGGAGTCCGGTTTCGTTTTCAGTCTGCTGTGTgggtttttggctttttcgCCCCCAAGGGCATGGCTGGCCATGGGAGCGCGGACATTAATGTTTAcgttttgtataaataaagaGGAGTCTATATATATACCGACAAATACATATAGTCAGATATggctatatatacacataaatGTTGCCTTTATTTAAGCCAGAGGGAGAATTTTATGGGACCGGGCTTTAATGGTTTACTTTAATGTAGCAGAGCtagcaaaatatttgaaaaatcgaTTGCAGTAAAAACTTTACtgaatataatttgtataatttgttcTATGGGAAACAAGCATTtgggaatttatattttgctaATTGGTTGTCCCTTTAATGATAAAAGCTAATTGCAATTCATTTTTACAAATTGTTAAGtcattttagtttaattaaatcaGAAAGCTAGCTGTTTATTAgcatttaaagatttaaatgtaatttccttattaaatatctaccattttcctattttctgTATATAATATCCCTTTTTAacacaattttatatatttaactgtTTAAAATTTGTGTATTTCCAAACCAACGGCTCAATTGAACTCCGGCTTTGTTGCTTTCAAGGATTCACTCGAAATTGCCACATTTTAGGAGCCCGACTTTGACCTGCACTTGAAACTGCCGAAACAAAACAGAACAATCAACTTTTCCACCCCGTGCCATGCCCTGCTCCGGGTCCTGCACGGGGATATCCTTCATTGGCGGCTGCTTTACAATTTGCATGTTTACAAGTAAATTTCCAacatgaatatttatttattttaccatTGCAGTGCGGCAAATGGAGTTGTAGCTTTGCATTGTTGTAGCcgtagctgtagctgtagctgctgttgatgttgatggGTTGTATACCTTTGGCTAGGTGTTCGACATGCTCTTGTTGTTTTAATCCGGCCCACCCTCGCTGCAGGTCCACCCCAGTCCTCCCCCTTCGGTGGATTTTCAATAACAAGCTGCTATTGCTgccttgctgttgttgttattggtcattttgttgtttgtttttaattgttttgcatgttttcatttcatttgctGTCGCCGGGGGAGGGATGGGGAGGCGGTGCCGAGGGGGCAAATCGACACCGTCATTATGGCGAGAAgaacaacaaatatttatgctgATTTTTATGCTCTGCTCGggcttataaaataaaaggtatttaaatttgaagaTGTCAGCGGCAGATACTCGGCGCAATTGCATTCCGCATCCggcagatacacagatactcTCAGATACtttgattttcatttcattttgatGTTTTTCAATTATGTTAAGGGTCCCGGCCCGGCCCGatattgttttcctttttatttagctatttttttcgGCTGttttcctgctcctgcttttcgttgtttgtttttatcctGCAATTGTCTGGACTGGCAGACAGACAATAGATTTCAAGGATGGTTTCATTTCAGCTGCGTCCATTTgtgtttcattttcattttccttttatGGCTTGCAATAATCATTTGGCGTTAGAAGGGAAGCGGAAGTACAGAAGCGAGCCAAAGGGAAGTCCCTCCCGGTcgcaaaaaaggaaaagtgcCAAAAGGAAAGTCTCATAAAATTAGTAGCAATGACTTTAAAATGCCATGTTTTGCCGAACTCACTGCCATTCATTTCATCCATTTTTCCTCAGTtggatttttttcttttgttttcctttgtttttttttctattctttgATGATGAGTTTTTCATTAGTTTCGCGCCGTTTGAGGCTGCCAATTAAAATAGAAAGAGACAGAGGCCAGCTAGTATTGGAAAAATATCTCGACATTTCTATGcacatttatataaaatgttatatatatatactcggGCACtggcaaaaatatttattaacattaaagTTACTTGTATAAGAAAGTCATGCaattagaaatataatttaattgggttttaataaaatctgTTACCTATGGCTAGATTTTCTAattagtatttttattaatttttgtttgaaaatagtatttaagaatatttttctcaCTGCACAGATAGACATGCCGTCATGATGATAAATGAGCTGTGTGTTAGTTGAACAGAAATGCGTGCTAAATGTTATAATTGCCGCCATTCATTCGAGTTTACGGGTCGAAGAGAAGGGGAATGGTCCGAAACACGATATTTATTTCGGAAATGCTATAAAACTGTAGATAAAGACTTGCACATTTGAACATTTAAGCGTCCAAGGGACACAGAGACACAAAAAAAGTCAATTTCCGACTACTACATCGTAGTTATGCAACGAATGTGAAGTtatcataaattattttaagtaatttctTGGACTTACATTATTGTATTTAATGGCTTTACTATTTTTACTTGTTTCTtctatttttgattattttgcattttaatttctgTGAAATTCAGTGACCCTTTTCTAGTTATCTTAACCCTATTAATGGATTTCAACTAAATACCTAATCAGTGCTTAGCTAtgcaattttttataaattttacaaagCTCAGAGTATATAAAGTCGCTGGTAGAAGCTAGAAACACTTCAGACTGCCTTTACGTCAACATGAAGTGCATCGCGATCATAGTCACCGTGTGCCTAATAGCCATAATAGCTGCGGCCAAGGAGTCTACCTACGGATATCCTTACTCCAGTCCACCTTACGTTGTTCCAAACTACGGACTACCCTATGGCAGCATACCCTACCCTTACGAATCCTGAAGCAACAATTAATAAACcctagaaatttaaaataaacttcttATAAAGCaacaattttagtttttcttcctataacaataaatatatgtaagtaCAAAGAGCAAACTAAAGTTGAAATCATCTAAAAACCTCTTTAACTTTTATGCCTGGCGCATTATTTAAATTCTGTCATAAATTTCCTCATAATTTGGCAATTTCCCGTTCCCTTCCTATTGAGTTTCCTGCTCCATTTGCACAAGCAAACAGctctaagaaaataaattcggttttgtgtttttcctaAGCTTTCCTTTCACATTTATCTGGCAAAATGCGAAATTGCGCaacaaaaatatgtatgtgtgtcgggcagaaaaaaaaaataaaaacaccgAAGAGCCAAAATAAACCCTTGTGAGGAAAATAGCCGGAGACCCTGAAggactcgcacacacacacacaggacaatAAGGACAAGGCC
Proteins encoded:
- the LOC108075196 gene encoding uncharacterized protein, which translates into the protein MTMRRCVICGERPPVKDAQGNNAYAYPKNEEEARIWQASMAAKDCCVQSIQKECCVCVQHIPDFVSRAKAIGNELSAQEEKRKEAKLAAAKKKEKEKGEAADECVQCPDIGEPAEDREKPTVSVLLLNGSSLPTYCAEGKGSCVDSRPAEKGDYKGGQTKRIKTKESKTEIYVQESAFQDSGGKCPDIDGTEVTLMRAPTQEEDELKRLQEELLEGQKPDEDYNCRRRSCCLPGCTDVLLLGRGQHETGVCPCKCEQCSKPCGNPDPEPCCQPECCPKSEPVYSDQPPCGCECEQQVRRELGKVIETQAQRILELEELLCRQNSRRNCLQRKLDELYCEFGRLDEAEIEAHRSRLTCPGSERGGPDCASVFTARSEPPAPEIEPPEMPPKESRSILSRLSSKRVSIISKRLSGEQSQQSEFFLSPPVRVHGFAERKPESTERTRRPQWVNEAESEENMANTSIKFNKEVNYSTERLSVNSKDAPTLRSDSIYSEGTKSKPQSIRSASMYSELSKPKSQSILSKAIYSDVIESKSQFNQSVSNTSRA